The stretch of DNA CCGGCCTGCCTCGAGGCTGCGATGTCGCACACCGGTGGCCGAGGGTTCGATCTCGTCATCGAGATGCTTGCCAACGTGAACCTCGCGCGCGACCTCGAGGTACTCGCGCCGGGAGGGCGTGTCGTGGTGGTGGGGAGCCGGGGGCGCGTCGAGATCGAACCGCGTCAGCTCATGACGCGTGACGCTTCGGTTGTGGGCATGGTGCTCTTCAACGCCAGCCCTGCGGATCTTGCCGAGGTGCACGCGGGGCTGTTCGCGTCGCTCGAGGCCCGCACGCTGGTGCCGCTCATCGGGCGTCGGTTCGGGCTCGAGCAGGCCGCGGAGGCGCACCGTGCCGTGATGCGTCCAGGCGCGATGGGCAAGATCGTTCTCGTGCCCTGAGCTGAGGCGTGCGCTTCGCCAGGCGCGGGCGCCGTCGGCGCATCGGCTTGTCAGCGGCGCGTCAGCGCCCCCGCTTTGCGTTCACCTCGAGGTATACGTCTGGGAAGTTCCGGGTGAAGGTCGCCGGATCGACGGCGAACGTTCCCGGGCCCATCGGATTGGGCTTGTATCCCTCGGGTGTCGGTCTGGGGTAGGGTCCGCTCTTCCACGGGTTGCGCAGCACCACGTTGCCTCGTTCGTCGACCTGCAGCACCGTGTAGGCGTGCTCAGGGGCGATGCCCGGATGGCGCGCGCGGGTTGCGGCCACGGCGATTCCACCACGCGCCAGGCTGTCGCGCATCGTC from Pseudomonadota bacterium encodes:
- a CDS encoding NADPH:quinone reductase, producing the protein PACLEAAMSHTGGRGFDLVIEMLANVNLARDLEVLAPGGRVVVVGSRGRVEIEPRQLMTRDASVVGMVLFNASPADLAEVHAGLFASLEARTLVPLIGRRFGLEQAAEAHRAVMRPGAMGKIVLVP